The genomic stretch TTGTTTGCCACAGATTAGCCTGGTTATGATAACGGACCAAAATCCAGTGAGTGTGGATGATTCCTTCATCTCTGTAATGTATTCCCGTCCACGATGTTGTTGAGTTGGAGTTGCCATAGACGTCATTATTCCAAGAGACGGACCAGCCCAGTATAGTATCAGTAAAGTTCGTTCCAACTCTTGTATATCTGCCAACAAGATGATAATAATTTGAAGCTCTACCCACAGCTGTGTTATATTTGCCAGTGACTTTACCATTCTGACATATTATTTCCATTTCTGATTTTAGTTGATTCTTCCATTTACCAGCAAGCCCGCATTCGTTCGGTTTCATTGGTATTGTCTGACAATCGTCTAGAATAAAACAGTTATAGGATAGAAAAGAGTACATTGTATTATGGTATTTATTACGACAGTTATAGGACAGAAAATAATACGTCACTATTTATGGTAATTATTACGGTAACATACATCAAAGTCGAGGTATGAATTGATGCTATGTTATTCGAGGAATTTGAGCGAAATTAATAGCTGTTGTGGTAACCCCTCCCTAGATCTATACCTCAACAATTTAGTATATATGCTAATGTACGAGTTTCTATTCTTTAACTGTCCCCATTACATAgaattctttgaaataaaatgaccGACAATTAGCagttaatttcttatattttaaatattttactctcCCACTGAAAACcccagaaaaatgaaataaattataaatatttgtattgtcCAGGGTACAAGTATTTAGTTTCAACTGCGAAAATCTTGTTCACTTTATAAGCCTATGCTTAAAAACCGTCTGTACTAAAAGACTAAGTTTAGGCATTCCTAGGTATGATTTTTGTTAGTGACCACATGTGAACTTACTCTACAACTAGTTTCAATTTGAACATAAACATTTTCAGATCATGTTGACCTGTAAATAAAGACCACGTTCTGACTTTTGTAGAATGGCCTTTACCTTCATGCCTGTAATACAGACCATCAGTGAGCAGACACCACCTGGCTCtaacccttaccgtgctaaaCTActatcatataataataataatgaacatgtccatctttaaatttgatctgtaccattaactgttaaaagggatgcttactgATTGGCAAACattgcagattttgatcagactgtacggatgtgcaggttgatcatgatctacactgttcgcaaaggcataatcagtcGTATCAGTGCTTCTTAGACACTGGTTCTTAAAACAGAAGAATATTCACCATTCTaattaatatgcttttctctgttaaaacacacttacgctagaatgacgtcacgttatcgtgtggtgacgtcaatgtttttgttgcgaccaagaaacagcgctactgtattttatctactgttttagatttagaTTACCTAAGACACTGATATAATACGTGTAgcgatataataaaataaaggcACACCTATGATCCTGATAATGAAAATTGAGGAAGGCACACCCATGACATTGATTATGAAAACTAAAGCGAAAAAATATTGCCCACCGTGTTTATAAGAAGGCAAACACAATTGGTccaaaagaaattttacaaaactattCAAACACTTAGAATTTGTACTACTCCCCCACGATGATTTAAACGACAGCTTGTtgatattattgtttgattgttatggttctcattgCATCGTTGTACTCAAAAAGgttttcaatgatagaagttaagtgtatacggtaatgttatacaaaaatattttctgttgagGCATTACGTGACAATAGATATGTTTGTCACAAATAACCATTTACAATatcatgaatgtttacattttgtttacttttccaTCAGTTAGAGTTTTATTTTACGTAGGGCAgtattctttataacatataaacatatcAAACAGTTAAAAGGTTTTATAAAGTATCCTTGCCTATATACCT from Mercenaria mercenaria strain notata chromosome 16, MADL_Memer_1, whole genome shotgun sequence encodes the following:
- the LOC123540440 gene encoding streptavidin-like isoform X1, which gives rise to MHFPDSKKTKYEIKEKGLTENGCPVIEQPLPSKMDSCVLKIVVSVVVVVLLTAAVIPTVVLATQNADKGPQDEDDCQTIPMKPNECGLAGKWKNQLKSEMEIICQNGKVTGKYNTAVGRASNYYHLVGRYTRVGTNFTDTILGWSVSWNNDVYGNSNSTTSWTGIHYRDEGIIHTHWILVRYHNQANLWQTNMIGHDDFHRIC
- the LOC123540440 gene encoding streptavidin-like isoform X2, whose translation is MHFPDSEKEKYEIKEKGLTENGCPVIEQPLPSKMDSCVLKIVVSVVVVVLLIAAITPTVVLATQNADKGPQGEDDCQTIPMKPNECGLAGKWKNQLKSEMEIICQNGKVTGKYNTAVGRASNYYHLVGRYTRVGTNFTDTILGWSVSWNNDVYGNSNSTTSWTGIHYRDEGIIHTHWILVRYHNQANLWQTNMIGHDDFHRIC